The segment GTCGGTGGCCGTGGGCGAGGGCTACCTCGGCCGCGTCGTCGACCCGCTGGGCAACCCGATCGACGGCCTCGGCGAGATCGAGACCTCGGGCCGCCGCGCCCTTGAGCTGCAGGCCCCCACGGTCATGCAGCGCAAGTCGGTGCACGAGCCCATGGAGACCGGCTACAAGGCCGTCGACGCGATGACGCCGATCGGCCGCGGCCAGCGTCAGCTCATCATCGGCGACCGCCAGACCGGCAAGACCGCCCTGGCCGTCGACACCATCATCAACCAGCGCGACAACTGGCGCTCGGGTGACGTGAACAAGCAGGTCCGCTGCATTTACGTCGCCATCGGCCAGAAGGGCTCCACCATCGCGTCCGTGCGCGGCGCGCTGGAGGAGGCCGGCGCCCTGGAGTACACCACCATCGTCGCCGCCCCGGCGTCCGACCCGGCGGGCTTCAAGTACCTCGCGCCCTACACCGGCTCGGCCATCGGCCAGCAGTGGATGTACGAGGGCAAGCACGTCCTGATCATCTTCGACGACCTGTCGAAGCAGGCCGACGCCTACCGCGCCGTGTCGCTGCTGCTGCGCCGCCCGCCGGGCCGTGAGGCCTACCCGGGTGACGTCTTCTACCTGCACTCGCGTCTGCTGGAGCGCTGCGCCAAGCTCTCCGACAGCATGGGTGCCGGCTCGATGACCGGTCTGCCGATCGTCGAGACCAAGGCCAACGACGTCTCGGCGTTCATCCCGACCAACGTCATCTCCATCACCGACGGCCAGTGCTTCCTGGAGTCCGACCTGTTCAACGCCGGTCAGCGCCCGGCCCTGAACGTCGGTATCTCGGTCTCCCGAGTCGGTGGCTCCGCCCAGCACAAGGCCATGCGCCAGGTCTCCGGCCGGCTCCGCGTGGACCTCGCCCAGTTCCGTGAGCTGGAGGCGTTCGCCGCCTTCGGTTCCGACCTGGACGCCGCCTCCAAGGCCTCCCTGGAGCGCGGTAAGCGCATGGTCGAGCTGCTGAAGCAGCCGCAGTACGAGCCGATGCGCACCGAGGACCAGGTCGTCTCCGTGTGGGCCGGCACCAACGGCAAGATGGACGACGTTCCGGTCCAGGACATCCGCCGCTTCGAGCGTGAGCTGCTGGAGTACCTGCACCGCGAGGAGTCGGGCCTCATGCTCTCCATCCGCGAGGGCGGCAAGATGTCGAACGACACGCTGACCGCGGTCGCGGACTCCATCACGGCGTTCAAGAAGCAGTTCGAGACCCACGACGGCAAGCTGCTCGGCGAGGACGCTCCGGCCGCCGTCAACGTCTCGAAGTGACGACGGAAGGGACCTGACTCATGGGAGCGCAGCTCCGGGTCTACAAGCGTCGCATCCGGTCCGTCTCCGCGACGAAGAAGATCACCAAGGCGATGGAGATGATCGCCGCCTCGCGCATCGTCAAGGCGCAGCGCAAGGTGGCGGCCTCCACGCCGTACGCGACCGAGCTGACCCGCGCGGTCACGGCGGTGGCGACCGGATCGAACACCAAGCACCCCCTGACCACGGAGGCGGAGAACCCCACCCGCGCCGCGGTGCTGCTCATCACGAGCGACCGCGGCCTGGCGGGGGGCTACTCCTCCAACGCCATCAAGGCGGCCGACCGGCTCACCGAGCGGCTCCGCGGCGAGGGCAAGGAGGTCGACACGTTCATCGTCGGCCGCAAGGGTGTCGCCTACTACGGGTTCCGTGAGCGCAAGGTCACGGATTCCTGGACCGGCTTCACGGACAGCCCGGAGTACGCGGACGCCAAGAGGGTTTCCGCGGCGCTCATCGAGGCGGTCCAGAAGGACACCGCCGACGGCGGCGCCGACGAGCTGTACATCGTCTTCACGGAGTTCGTGTCGATGATGACGCAGACGCCGGTGGACAACCGGATGCTGCCGCTCAGCCTCACCGAGGCGGCGGAGGAGACGGGCGGGAAGGCCGAAATCCTTCCGCTGTTCGACTTCGAGCCGTCGGCGGAGGACGTCCTCGACGCTCTGCTGCCGCGGTACGTCGAGAGCCGGGTCTACAACGCCCTGCTCCAGTCCGCCGCCTCCGAGCACGCGGCCCGCCGCCGCGCGATGAAGTCGGCGACCGACAACGCGGGTGAGCTCATCAATACGCTCTCCCGACTTGCCAACGCGGCCCGACAGGCCGAAATCACCCAGGAAATCAGCGAGATCGTCGGTGGCTCCAGTGCCCTGGCCGACGCGACCGCGGGGAGTGACAAGTAATGACGACCTCTGTTGAGACGGCCGCTGCCACGGGCCGCGTCGCCCGGGTCATCGGCCCGGTCGTCGACGTGGAGTTCCCCGTCGACGCGATGCCGGAGATCTACAACGCGCTGCACGTCGAGGTGGCCGACCCCGCCGAGGACGGCGCGCTCAAGACGCTGACCCTCGAGGTTTCGCAGCACCTCGGTGAGGGCGTGGTCCGCACCATCTCCATGCAGCCCACCGACGGTCTGGTCCGCCAGGCTCCGGTCACCGACACGGGCAAGGGCATCACCGTCCCGGTCGGCGACTTCACCAAGGGCAAGGTGTTCAACACCCTCGGCGAGGTGCTCAACCTCCCCGAGGAGAACGCCAACGTCGGTGAGCGCTGGGCGATCCACCGCAAGGCCCCCGCCTTCGACCAGCTCGAGTCCAAGACCGAGATGTTCGAGACCGGCCTGAAGGTCGTCGACCTGCTGACCCCGTACGTCAAGGGCGGCAAGATCGGTCTGTTCGGTGGTGCCGGTGTCGGCAAGACCGTGCTGATCCAGGAAATGATCATGCGTGTCGCCAACCTCCACGAGGGCGTCTCCGTCTTCGCGGGTGTCGGCGAGCGTACCCGTGAGGGCAACGACCTCATCGACGAGATGGAGGAGTCCGGCGTCCTCGAGAAGACGGCGCTGGTCTTCGGCCAGATGGACGAGCCCCCGGGCACCCGTCTGCGCGTCGCCCTGGCCGGTCTGACCATGGCGGAGTACTTCCGCGATGTGCAGAAGCAGGACGTTCTCTTCTTCATCGACAACATCTTCCGGTTCACCCAGGCCGGTTCCGAGGTGTCCACCCTGCTCGGCCGTATGCCGTCCGCGGTGGGTTACCAGCCGAACCTGGCGGACGAGATGGGCCTCCTCCAGGAGCGCATCACCTCGACCCGTGGTCACTCGATCACCTCGATGCAGGCGATCTACGTCCCCGCGGACGACCTGACCGACCCGGCCCCGGCCACCACCTTCGCCCACCTCGACGCGACGACGGTGCTTTCCCGTCCGATCTCCGAGAAGGGCATCTACCCGGCCGTGGACCCGCTGGACTCCACGTCCCGGATCCTGGACCCGCGGTACATCGCCGCGGACCACTACGAGGCCGCCATGCGCGTCAAGGGGATCCTCCAGAAGTACAAGGACCTCCAGGACATCATCGCGATTCTCGGTATCGACGAGCTCGGCGAGGAGGACAAGCTCGTTGTCCACCGTGCCCGCCGGGTCGAGCGCTTCCTGTCCCAGAACACCCACGCCGCCAAGCAGTTCACCGGTGTGGACGGTTCGGACGTGCCGCTCGACGAGTCGATCGCCGCGTTCAACGCGATCTGCGACGGTGAGTACGACCACTTCCCCGAGCAGGCCTTCTTCATGTGCGGTGGCATCGAGGACCTGAAGAAGAACGCCAAGGAGCTCGGCGTCTCCTGACGCCGGCGATCCGGTGCGGAAGCGGCGGACGGGGTGCCCCCGTCCGCCGCTTTCCCCCGGAGCTCCCGAAGCTCCGGCCCCCGGGCCGGAGCGGGCCCCGGCACGATCGTGTCCGGCGCCCTACTAGACTGATGAACCGACACCCGGCGAAGCCGCCGGGTGGTGACCCGAGGAGCCACCCTTGGCTGCTGAGCTGCATGTCGAGCTGGTCGCCGCCGACCGTCAGGTCTGGTCCGGCGAGGCCAGCCTGGTCGTCGCGCGCACCACGTCCGGCGACATCGGCGTCATGCCCGGTCACCAGCCGCTGCTCGGTGTGCTGGAGTCGGGCCCGGTGACCATCCGTACCAGCACCCCCGAGGGTGCCGGGACGGTCGTCGCCGCCGTACACGGCGGATTCATCTCCTTCGCCGACAACAAGCTGTCGCTGCTGGCGGAGGTCGCCGAGCTGGCGGACGAGATCGACGCCCAGCGTGCCGAGCGCGCGCTGGAGCGTGCCCAGGCGGATTCGGACGCGGCGGCCGAGCGCCGTGCGGACGTCCGCCTGCGCGCGGTGGCGGTGGGCTGAGCACCCCGCCGGAAGATTCACGACCTCAGCCGCGGCTCGGACTGGAACCCTCCAGACCGGGCCGCGGCTGAGGCGATGCAGGTGCGAGTGGGACCCCTTCTCCGCATGGGGCGGGGGCCGGGTTTGGGTACGACGACGAGCGAGGAGGTCGGCGGCGATGTTCCTCGTGGTGCTGGTGAGCGTGCTGGCGGTCGTCGCACTGGTGGGGATCGGGCTGTTCGTCTTCGGACTGCGCCGCCGGCTGATCCAGCGCTCCGGAGGCACCTTCGACTGCTCCCTGCGGTGGGATGTCCCCGACGATCCCGCGGAAGCCGGGCTGCCGCCGGGCAAGGGCTGGGTGTACGGGGTCGCCCGCTACAGCGGGGACCGCATCATGTGGTTCCGGGTCTTCTCGTACGCGCCCCGGCCCCGCCGGGTGCTGGAGCGCTCCGCGATCGAGGTCGTCGGCCGCCGTACGCCCGAGGGCGAGGAGGAGCTGGCACTGCTCTCCGACGCCGTGGTGCTGGGGTGTCTGCACGAGGGGAT is part of the Streptomyces qinzhouensis genome and harbors:
- a CDS encoding F0F1 ATP synthase subunit gamma, encoding MGAQLRVYKRRIRSVSATKKITKAMEMIAASRIVKAQRKVAASTPYATELTRAVTAVATGSNTKHPLTTEAENPTRAAVLLITSDRGLAGGYSSNAIKAADRLTERLRGEGKEVDTFIVGRKGVAYYGFRERKVTDSWTGFTDSPEYADAKRVSAALIEAVQKDTADGGADELYIVFTEFVSMMTQTPVDNRMLPLSLTEAAEETGGKAEILPLFDFEPSAEDVLDALLPRYVESRVYNALLQSAASEHAARRRAMKSATDNAGELINTLSRLANAARQAEITQEISEIVGGSSALADATAGSDK
- the atpD gene encoding F0F1 ATP synthase subunit beta translates to MTTSVETAAATGRVARVIGPVVDVEFPVDAMPEIYNALHVEVADPAEDGALKTLTLEVSQHLGEGVVRTISMQPTDGLVRQAPVTDTGKGITVPVGDFTKGKVFNTLGEVLNLPEENANVGERWAIHRKAPAFDQLESKTEMFETGLKVVDLLTPYVKGGKIGLFGGAGVGKTVLIQEMIMRVANLHEGVSVFAGVGERTREGNDLIDEMEESGVLEKTALVFGQMDEPPGTRLRVALAGLTMAEYFRDVQKQDVLFFIDNIFRFTQAGSEVSTLLGRMPSAVGYQPNLADEMGLLQERITSTRGHSITSMQAIYVPADDLTDPAPATTFAHLDATTVLSRPISEKGIYPAVDPLDSTSRILDPRYIAADHYEAAMRVKGILQKYKDLQDIIAILGIDELGEEDKLVVHRARRVERFLSQNTHAAKQFTGVDGSDVPLDESIAAFNAICDGEYDHFPEQAFFMCGGIEDLKKNAKELGVS
- a CDS encoding DUF2550 domain-containing protein gives rise to the protein MFLVVLVSVLAVVALVGIGLFVFGLRRRLIQRSGGTFDCSLRWDVPDDPAEAGLPPGKGWVYGVARYSGDRIMWFRVFSYAPRPRRVLERSAIEVVGRRTPEGEEELALLSDAVVLGCLHEGIKLELAMSEDALTGFLAWLEAAPPGQRVNVA
- a CDS encoding F0F1 ATP synthase subunit epsilon, with amino-acid sequence MAAELHVELVAADRQVWSGEASLVVARTTSGDIGVMPGHQPLLGVLESGPVTIRTSTPEGAGTVVAAVHGGFISFADNKLSLLAEVAELADEIDAQRAERALERAQADSDAAAERRADVRLRAVAVG
- the atpA gene encoding F0F1 ATP synthase subunit alpha, which gives rise to MAELTIRPEEIRDALENFVQSYKPDAASREEVGTVSVAGDGIAKVEGLPSAMANELLKFEDGTLGLALNLEEREIGAVVLGEFSGIEEGQPVTRTGEVLSVAVGEGYLGRVVDPLGNPIDGLGEIETSGRRALELQAPTVMQRKSVHEPMETGYKAVDAMTPIGRGQRQLIIGDRQTGKTALAVDTIINQRDNWRSGDVNKQVRCIYVAIGQKGSTIASVRGALEEAGALEYTTIVAAPASDPAGFKYLAPYTGSAIGQQWMYEGKHVLIIFDDLSKQADAYRAVSLLLRRPPGREAYPGDVFYLHSRLLERCAKLSDSMGAGSMTGLPIVETKANDVSAFIPTNVISITDGQCFLESDLFNAGQRPALNVGISVSRVGGSAQHKAMRQVSGRLRVDLAQFRELEAFAAFGSDLDAASKASLERGKRMVELLKQPQYEPMRTEDQVVSVWAGTNGKMDDVPVQDIRRFERELLEYLHREESGLMLSIREGGKMSNDTLTAVADSITAFKKQFETHDGKLLGEDAPAAVNVSK